The following is a genomic window from Zalophus californianus isolate mZalCal1 chromosome 10, mZalCal1.pri.v2, whole genome shotgun sequence.
CTGTCTCCTGTCCTATGGCACAGGCCACTCCCAGAGGCTACACCTCTGCCACCCTGTGCCCCCCCACCAGGGCTGTTCACCTTAGACAGcaacacctcccccctccccctggggaCTTTCCCATAAGGCAGAATATCAGGTTCCCTGATGTGGGGCAAGCAGCAGAGCCCCTCTTGTGCCTTGGGGTCCCCTGCAGGTGACAGGAAATCTGGGCTCCTCCCTCTTAGGCCCCGAGGTGTCCCCACAGAGGGGCCGCCATGTTTCGGATGCAAGGCTGCAGGATCCCTGGTCAGCCCCCAGAGCCGCTGAGGTGAAGGCTTCATCCCTACATGGGCAGCCGGGATGGACAGGGCTCCAAGGCCCAAGTGCGAACTAAAGAATCCGCAACCCCAGCGCGGGGGCGGGCCGGGGTGGAGCCAGGAGGCCTGTCCTGGGCAGCGAGGGGCACGGTGGTGGATCCGGGGTTGGTATATGAGCACCCGGGACACGCTTCGGCCGGACCCACTGACTTTGGAGTTTTCTGGTAACAGACCAGCTCCTTCTGCGGCACCGCTCCTTCGCTGCGGCGGCCACTGGCCCAGGTGTCCATGACTCTGAGGAGGGCGCGCGTCTGGGGAATCGGGCGCCCTTGCCTAGGGTCACCCAGGGCGCGCGGGCCACAGCTCCCACTCGGCCACCCGAGGGCCTGTGGCGAAGCTCTGGGCGGCCGGTTCGTCGCCTCCCGGCGGGTTTGGCAAAGAATCTGAGCCGCCCTCGGGGACTGCTAGGCCCAAGGCCAACTCGCGGGGGCGGCCTTGGGCGGGGACTCGGAGCGGCGGTTCGGCCCTAGCCTCCGGAGAAATGTCCCCTCTCCGACCCCGCCGCCCCAAGCCGGGCGGCACAGcccgcccccttccctccaggcTGGCGCGCCCACCTCCTCCACTGAGAGCGCCCGGGGCGGCCATCACCTTCGCCGGACCACCCAGGGCTGCCCAGCCGGACGGTCTCAGCGCtcctaacccctccccccaggtcAGGCCCGGAAGGCCCTAGGCCCCCGCGTCCGGCCACGCCATCCGCCGGGCGGCCCTAGAGACTCCGCAACTAGGGTCAGCCCAGTCCCTGCCCGGCGCTCCCGCCTCCCTCGGTTGCCCGGCTCCTGGGGCCGCTCCCCCGCCTGCGCTCTCCCAGCTCATACTCGGACTGGGCGGGGGACCTGGGATAGCCCAGCTCCGAGCGGCGGCCCTTGGGCGCGCTTTACCTGGACGTGCTCGGCGCGCAAACTCAGGGTGCGCTGGAGGGTCTTGCCCGGCGCGCTGGCCCTGCGGGCGGGGAGCCCGGGTTATGAGGCTACACGGCCGAGCCAACCctcccctgggctgcaagctggCAGCAGTTGACCCCGGCGCCTCTGGGTTGCGGGCGAGACGCCGGGGCTCAGGACCCGCTGTGGGGGGAGGCTCTGGAGGACCCGTCTCCACGCGGAGCGGGCTTCCCTGGGCTGGGCGACCGGGCCAAAGGCGGGACCCACAGGAGCCGCGACGCACCCCGCAGAGACACCCCGGAGCGCCCCGCCGTCCCGAGTCCCCgacccccttccctccccgccccgaCTGGAAAAGCGGCCCCCGGCGCGATACGGCGCCgggcggggcgcgcgggggcgCAGAGAGAACCGCTGCACTTTCttcgggtgggggaggggcgggcggccAAGCTCCGCCCCCGGGAGCAGCGGGGCGCGCGCAGGCCAATGGGGAgccgggcagggggcggggcctagAGGCTGCAGCTTAAAGAAACTTGTTGCGGGTTCTCCGCCGGGAGGGAGCttcggcggcggcagcggcagcgggaGGCCCTGGGTcgggctgcggcggcggcggcggcggcggcggcggggacgCAGGTCGGGCTACAGCGCAGCGACCTCGGGTCCCAGAGCGGCCGCGGCGCAGCTTAGCAGCGGCCCCGCGGGTCCCGGTGCGCGCCCCTCCGCGCGCGGCCCCGATGCTGGACATGAGCGAGGCCCGCGCCCAGCCGCCCTGCAGCCCGTCCGGCACCGCCAGCTCCATGTCGCACGTGGAGGACTCGGACTCGGACGCGCCGCCGTCGCCTGCCGGTTCCGAGGGTCTGGGCCGCGCGGCGGGCGCGGGGGGCGGCGGCCGGGGCGACGCGGCCGAGGCGGCGGACGAACGCTTCCCGGCCTGCATCCGCGACGCCGTGTCGCAGGTGCTCAAGGGCTATGACTGGAGCCTGGTGCCCATGCCGGTgcgcgggggcggcggcggcgcgctgAAGGCCAAGCCTCACGTGAAGCGGCCCATGAACGCCTTCATGGTGTGGGCGCAGGCGGCACGCCGCAAGCTAGCCGATCAGTACCCGCACCTGCACAACGCTGAGCTCAGCAAGACGCTGGGCAAGTTGTGGCGGTGAGTGCGCTGTCCCCGGGCCAGGGGCAGGGACGGGGCCCCAGCGCGGGCGGGCTTCGAGTGGTTCTCGGGGGTACGCGGGGGCCTGGGAGGTGGCCCCGCGCCCGGCCTCGTCTCTGCTCCCAGTGGTTATTCCCAGGGCGAGTCCTAGTGGAAAGCCCCCCCCCTTTGACCCGGGAGACTGCACCCGGGATGCTCAGGTGGTCTGGGCCACAGAGGGCTGCGCAGGGAGTATGCAACCCCGAGCACACTCCCTCAGTCGCCAACAGCCCGCTGAAGGCTGTGGCTGGCATGCTGAGGACGGGGACCCCACCTGTGAGTGGCCCCAGAGTCTGGAGGCCTGTCCCTCCCCGAGGAAAGGTGGCTTCTGTCTGGAAGCAGGACACAGTATCAGGCAATGTGGTGCTCTCTGGAGGTGCCCCTCTTTGGAAAGGACTCCCCTCCACTCTGACCATGTGGGGGAAGTCAGGGCAGATGGAGGGGGTGCGTGTCTGTTCAGCTGGCACATTCCCCACAACTTCTGCCACCTCTGCGCCCCTCTGCAGAGGACGAGGGATGCAGGAGGGGTCCAGTACAGGCATGCTTTGTGCATACTTGGACTTAGAGAAACTGGACGTTTTTGCAGAAAGTAGGACTGCTAAGAACTGCCCATCCCCACCAAATGTGTTCTACTTGGGTTTAAGATGGACGGCTTTGGGTTTGGGGCACTGGCTCCCATTTCCTGTTCCTCTCCCCATGAGTGGGCACTGGGAGTTTGCACGTCTGTCCTCTGTGTTCCTGTCTCTGTCTGCTCTGGGCACAGTGGACTCCGGCAGCCTTGTGCCCTATGTCCTAGGCAGTTGGAGGTGAGTTTCTGGAAGGGTTTGAGAGGCCGGTGTGTGTTCTGAGGCTCAGTGAGGGCCACACGGGTTTTGCCAGCGTTCCTGGAGGTCTGGGAAACCCAGATATCCATGGAATACCTGCTCGTCCCCAGGAAGCCTCGCTTTGTCCCCAGTGTGTTCTCTGCTGggttctgcctcctcccccacctgccttAGAAAGCCCCAAAGGGAGGGGATTTACACAGGCTCTGGGAGAAGGAAAGTAAGAGGATGATGGAGATGGAAAGGTTTGGGTCTTGTTCTAGCATGTTCCTTTGACCCTAATGAGAACAGACCTCACCAGAAGTCCTTGCTGGCCTGAGCGTCCCCGTCCCCAGAGAGGGGAGCGCTTGCCTGGTGCCCGCTGAGGTGTGGGAGCACATGCAGGCCTCCCTGTGAGTGTCAGGGTCAGTGAGGCCCTCCTCCAGGGGCGGCACAGGGGCCCTGGCcatcctgcttctgcccttggtGCTGCAGCTTGCTGAGCGAGAGTGAGAAGCGCCCCTTCGTGGAGGAGGCTGAGCGGCTGCGGGTCCAGCACAAGAAGGACCACCCGGATTACAAGTACCAGCCACGTCGCAGGAAGAGCGTGAAAACAGGCCAAGGCGACTCTGACTCCGGAGCCGAGCTGGGCCCCCACCCCGGCAGTGCCGTGTACAAGGCCGATGCGGGCCTTGGTGACCCTCACCACCACAGCGACCACACAGGTGGGCTCCTGGGGCCCCACAGCACGTGCCTGCCCCAGCAGGAGAAGTGGGGGTTCCGGCGCCTGCTGAGATgagtagtgggggtggggagtgggggctcATGCCCAGGGCAGGTGGCTTTGAGACAATCACGTGTTCCCTGGTGCACATGGGAAGGGAGGGGTTCTGCTTAGCCCCCTCTGAGCACTGAGGGTCTCTCAGCTTTGCCTCGGTCTGGCGCTAGGTGACGTGGGTGTGTTCTGCCCTGCCTGAGGGCGTTTCTGCTTCCCCTGGCCCTTCTGCTGGTGCTGACCCAGCACTCCTGCCCCTGGCATGGTGGTCAGCAGCCCAGCTTTAGGATCAGACGGACTGGGGGAGAATCCCAGCCAGCCGAGCAGTCTCAGTCAAGCTGGCGAAAGCTGTGAGCCTTGGAGAGAATACATTTTGTGTGGGTCGCGCTGTGGTCATGTGCAGGGGGCTGGgcacttcctctcctttcccccaccttGGTCTTCACGGTGGGGCCTCCATGGCCCCAGCTCTTCCTGTAGAACAGCGCTTAATGGAATTCCCTCGGCCAAGGAGTGAGGTCTGGGTCTGGCTCTGCTGGAATTTCTGGGAAACGTACAGAAACAAAAAGCCGTTGATTTCTACCTGCGGCAGTTAGCGGGCTGGTGTTCCTCCTGGGTGCACGTCGCCAGCCTGGCTGGCCCCCCACAGAAGGGGCATTCATTCCTGAAATGtgctctgtccccagggcagaCCCACgggccacccaccccacccaccacccccaagACAGACCTGCACCATGGGGGCAAGCCGGAGCTGAAGCTGGAAGGCCGCCGCCTGGCGGACAGTGGGCGCCAAAACATTGACTTCAGCAACGTGGACATCTCAGAGCTGAGCAGTGAGGTCATCGGCAACATGGACACCTTCGATGTACACGAGTTCGACCAGTACCTGCCCCTCAATGGCCACTCGGCCCTGCCCGCGGAGCCGGGCCAGCCCGCCGCCGGCTCCTATGGGGCTGCCTCCTACTCACACTCGGGGGCGGCCAGCATCGGGGCGTCCCCCGTGTGGGCCCACAAGGGAGCCCCATCGGCCTCCGCGTCGCCCACCGAGGCGGGCCCCCCGCGGCCGCACATCAAGACGGAGCAGCTGAGCCCCAGCCACTACAGCGACCAGTCACACGGTTCTCCGGGCCGTGCCGACTACGGCTCCTACGGCGGCCAGGCCAGCGTCACCACGGCCGCCCCCGCCGCGGCGGCCAGCTCCCTCACCAGCTCGCAGTGCGACTACACCGACCTGCAGGCCCCCGGCTACTACAGCCCATACCCGGGCTTCCCGTCCAGCCTTTACCAGTGTTCCTACTTCCACCCTTCTCGTCGGCCCTACGCCTCGCCCCTGCTCAGCGGCCTCTCCGTGCCGCCTGCCCACAGCCCACCCGGCAACTGGGACCAGCCCGTGTACACTACCCTGACCAGGCCCTGAGGGCACcgtggcctggggagggggccggcGTAAGCCAGGGAGAACCTTGATCTCGGCAAAGACAGACGGAGCCTCAGGTCTTGCAGAAGGGGTGCGCTAGTGGAAGGAGAGGAGGCGGCGGCTCTGGCAGGTGCCTGCTGACCTGTGCGGGGGGAATCACTCTTGGTACCCGACGCACCGTGGCTTCCAGATCTCCACACTCCCTGCGGCCAGCAAAGCCCGCTTCCCGCACCCTCTTAGCGGCAACTGGCAACTCTGGAACCGAGGACAGCCTTCCGGCCCCTTCCCTGCAGACACCTTGGTTTTGCACCTCAGTGGACACAAAGCAGCCCCAGCACAAaacagaaaggagggaagaggcaTGGGGTGTCCGGCCGCCTGTGCTCTGAGGTCCTTGCCGGCCTTGTTGTGCGCGGAGAACTCCAGGGGACCCACGGGGGTTGTTCCTGCGGTTCAGCGGCATCCACACCCTGGCGGGAGCTCGTCTGCAGGAGCCCCTCTGGGGACCAGCCCATCCGCTCCGAGGTGCTCCCCGCTGTTTAAGGCTCTTCCTAGCAAGGTTTGGCTGCGACTaacccttctctctttttattttattattttttttaatttttatttttgaagcttAAACACGTTCGATTTGTTTGGGAAGCTGTTGAAATGTATTTATgttctgtattattttatctttaattaatGAAGTAATTTGTGCAGAGAGTAGAATTTAAGACAAAACGGAGGCCAGGTTGCTGAGCGCCAGGACTGGGAGGACAGGTGGTGGGGTGggacccccctcctcccctcctcccctcctcccctcctcccctcctcccctcctcccctcctcccctcctcccctcctctcctcctctcctcctccccttctcccctctcctcctccccttctcccctctcctcccctcccctcctttcgcCTCCCCCGGAGCTCCAGGCCCCTGGGGAGGTGGCCAGGACGGGAGTGAGGAGAAGAGATTTGCCTTGTAGTGTCTCTGACCAGCGTTTGGGGTGAGGTTTGGAAGGCAGGGGTGTTGCTGGAGGCCGTCCCCGCCCACAGCTGTGCCAAGCAGTGGACGGGGATTTCCTGGGACGGGGTGGCTGCAGCAGCACGTTAATCTCGGCTCTTAGGAACCAGACGCCACCTACAAGCTGTGAAACTAAAACCTTCTCCACTACAGTGTCTAGAGTCTTAGTTTTAGATGAATAATCCTGATCGACGCGTACCTGCTTCCGCTGTGTGCTGAGCACTGATAACTCCAACTTCATGGAAACTTGTGCCTTTAAACTTTGTACATTTAAAGACGTCCGAGAAGttgcttctttttactttttctacttttttcctacctttttctagaaaagaaaaaaaaattttttttggcatatctttttctgggggtggggacagggaatACAGCAAACTCATTTTTACGCCAACTCTGTTGTTCTGCGTGGGGTCTGGTCTTCCGCCGTCACTACCTGCTGTGTTCTGCTCCTTTCTGACCAAGCAACGCTAACTTTTGTACAGACCagtttgataaaattaaaaaaaaaagtgctttttatCTACTTGGGCTGTGTTTTGTGTGTTGCTTTCTGTACGCCTGGGGTCTCGTTTGGGAAGGTGTCGGCCGAGGCAGGAGTGGGGTTCACCCCGGGCTCTCCTCAGAGGATGTGGGCACCCGGAGCCCACGAGGACAGAGCTGGCGCCCCAGCCCTACAGGGACTGGGTCTGCATTTGAGCAAATCTCAGAGGCCCCAAGACACCAGACTCTTCTTTCCCCCCAGGGCCTATTCAGTAGGCAAAATGGGTCCAAATCCCGGGACATGGTTTCCTCCCAGGCAAATCCCGGAGCCGATTTCTGGGTGGCTGGCGGCATTTTTCGGGCGCTGGCGCAGAGCCAAGCTGGGAACCGGGTGAATGCCGCCCTCCAGGCACCAGGCGGGGTTGTCTGGTCGGCGGACTGTTTCTAGGGAGAAATGCTTGCGAGGAGCACCAGCAAGCAAGGGGCAGCCTCACGCCCTGGTGGGGCCTCCCCGGCACACGCAGCTGGCTTAGGGGCCTCACCCGGCTGGGCGCACCCACCACTGAGCCCTGGAGATGCATCTGGGGCATCTGCGTCTGGGGCCGAGAGGAAGATCGGGCTTCTCATGAGAACCCAGATCCTCGAAGCAACTGGCTCTGTGATTCTAATGGGGTGGCCCGGGTAGGGGGGCACCCGCCCCGTCCCCTTGTCTGCCAGCCGCCTGCGTGGCTGCGATCCAGGGCGCGTACCTCACCCCGCGCTGGAGAGCCGTGTCCTGGGCTTGCCAAGAGTAGTGTT
Proteins encoded in this region:
- the SOX8 gene encoding transcription factor SOX-8, producing MLDMSEARAQPPCSPSGTASSMSHVEDSDSDAPPSPAGSEGLGRAAGAGGGGRGDAAEAADERFPACIRDAVSQVLKGYDWSLVPMPVRGGGGGALKAKPHVKRPMNAFMVWAQAARRKLADQYPHLHNAELSKTLGKLWRLLSESEKRPFVEEAERLRVQHKKDHPDYKYQPRRRKSVKTGQGDSDSGAELGPHPGSAVYKADAGLGDPHHHSDHTGQTHGPPTPPTTPKTDLHHGGKPELKLEGRRLADSGRQNIDFSNVDISELSSEVIGNMDTFDVHEFDQYLPLNGHSALPAEPGQPAAGSYGAASYSHSGAASIGASPVWAHKGAPSASASPTEAGPPRPHIKTEQLSPSHYSDQSHGSPGRADYGSYGGQASVTTAAPAAAASSLTSSQCDYTDLQAPGYYSPYPGFPSSLYQCSYFHPSRRPYASPLLSGLSVPPAHSPPGNWDQPVYTTLTRP